Proteins from a genomic interval of Acetobacterium woodii DSM 1030:
- the cobU gene encoding bifunctional adenosylcobinamide kinase/adenosylcobinamide-phosphate guanylyltransferase — MGQLIFVTGGARSGKSTYAENRARQISKPVAYIATAIAFDDGMKDRITKHQAQRPAHWGTIEQYNNFQTLADNPIFQASEVVLFDCLTVMTTNNMLDFKVDYDTCSMETIAQIEASVKLEVEKLLAVCKDKTLIVVSNEVGLGLVPAYKLGSYFRDIAGRMNQLVASCADEAYLLVSGIPVKLK; from the coding sequence ATGGGACAACTCATCTTTGTTACAGGCGGTGCCAGAAGTGGAAAAAGCACTTATGCCGAAAATCGCGCCCGGCAAATATCAAAGCCAGTGGCTTACATTGCCACGGCGATTGCTTTTGATGATGGGATGAAAGATCGGATTACCAAACATCAGGCCCAACGGCCAGCTCACTGGGGCACCATCGAACAATATAATAATTTTCAAACGCTGGCAGATAATCCAATTTTTCAAGCATCCGAAGTGGTTCTTTTTGACTGCCTCACCGTGATGACGACCAATAATATGCTGGATTTTAAAGTTGATTATGACACCTGCTCAATGGAAACAATTGCTCAAATAGAAGCAAGCGTTAAACTGGAGGTGGAGAAATTGTTGGCAGTATGCAAAGATAAAACCCTGATTGTGGTATCCAATGAAGTGGGTTTAGGTTTGGTGCCGGCTTATAAATTAGGCAGTTATTTCAGAGATATTGCCGGGCGGATGAATCAACTGGTGGCAAGTTGTGCAGACGAAGCTTATTTATTAGTTTCCGGTATTCCCGTGAAATTAAAATAA
- a CDS encoding DNA alkylation repair protein has protein sequence MKIDQKKLQQELQTLADEKYREFSKRLIPGDDNILGVRLPALRKIAKRMAKSDWRAYLETATDDSFEETLLQGMVIGYVEVGLEERLTMIKNYLPKIDNWSICDSFCSGLKFTKNHKEAVWQFLQPYLHSDKAYEIRFGVVMFIDYFVEDHYLEPMFRNFNAIDCDDYYVKMAVAWAIASCYTVFPVMTMIYLKANTLDDVTYNKALQKITESRRVKTDLKGRIRCMKRKKNKF, from the coding sequence ATGAAAATAGATCAAAAAAAATTACAGCAGGAGTTGCAGACGTTAGCCGATGAAAAATATCGCGAGTTTTCGAAGCGATTGATTCCGGGAGATGATAATATTTTGGGAGTCCGTTTACCAGCCTTGCGAAAAATCGCCAAAAGAATGGCTAAAAGTGATTGGCGAGCTTATCTGGAGACTGCTACGGATGACAGCTTTGAAGAAACCCTGCTGCAGGGAATGGTGATTGGTTATGTCGAGGTCGGACTGGAAGAACGTTTAACCATGATCAAAAACTATCTGCCAAAGATTGATAATTGGTCAATCTGCGATAGCTTTTGTTCGGGATTAAAATTTACCAAAAACCATAAAGAAGCGGTATGGCAATTTTTACAGCCTTACCTCCATTCCGATAAAGCCTATGAAATTCGTTTTGGCGTGGTGATGTTTATTGATTATTTTGTCGAAGACCATTACCTGGAACCGATGTTTCGCAATTTTAATGCGATCGACTGTGATGACTATTATGTCAAAATGGCTGTGGCCTGGGCGATTGCCAGCTGTTATACGGTTTTTCCGGTAATGACGATGATTTATTTAAAAGCCAATACATTAGACGATGTTACCTATAACAAAGCATTGCAGAAAATAACCGAATCGCGGCGGGTTAAAACCGATTTAAAAGGGCGGATTCGCTGTATGAAACGAAAAAAGAATAAGTTTTAA